One Brassica napus cultivar Da-Ae chromosome A1, Da-Ae, whole genome shotgun sequence genomic region harbors:
- the LOC106412977 gene encoding uncharacterized protein LOC106412977, protein MVDKAWVHLSRVDPAYERGASNFVRDVAGGLGRTDMIVCPCIDCRNIDRHSGAVVVDHLVTRGMDESYKKRSDWYLHGELESRVVSESSTSQWNDEIFGLYRAAECFDEELAGTGELSEMAEGDDKKEDEFLAKIADAETPLYPSCASHSKLSAIVSLFRLKTQNGWSDKSFNDLLETLPEMLPEDNVLHTSLYEVKKFLKSFDMGYEKIHACVNDCCLFRKRYKKLEKCPKCKASRWKTNMHTGEKKKGVPQKVLRYFPIIPRLKRMFRSEQMAKDLRWHFTNKSIDGKLRHPVDSVTWDQMNAKHPAFAAEERNMRLGLSTDGFNPFNMKNSMYSCWPVLLVNYNLPPDLCMKKENIMLSLLIPGPQQPGNSIDVYLEPLIDDLNHLWSS, encoded by the exons ATGGTGGACAAGGCATGGGTTCATCTTAGCAG AGTTGATCCTGCGTATGAGAGAGGGGCTTCAAATTTTGTACGAGATGTGGCTGGAGGTCTGGGAAGAACTGATATGATTGTTTGTCCCTGCATTGACTGCCGTAATATTGATCGTCACTCAGGAGCTGTGGTAGTTGATCATCTAGTTACTAGGGGAATGGATGAGTCTTACAAGAAGCGGTCTGATTGGTATCTTCATGGAGAATTGGAGTCTAGAGTTGTATCTGAAAGCAGCACAAGTCAGTGGAATGATGAGATCTTCGGGTTATACAGAGCCGCTGAGTGTTTTGATGAAGAGTTAGCTGGTACTGGGGAGTTATCTGAGATGGCAGAGGGAGACgacaagaaagaagatgaattcTTGGCAAAGATAGCTGATGCAGAGACTCCATTGTATCCGAGTTGTGCATCACACAGCAAGCTATCCGCCATTGTTTCTTTATTCAGACTGAAGACACAGAATGGATGGTCTGACAAAAGCTTCAACGATCTGCTTGAGACCTTACCGGAGATGTTACCAGAGGATAATGTGCTCCACACTTCGCTGTATGAGGTGAAGAAATTTCTGAAATCCTTTGATATGGGCTACGAGAAGATTCATGCATGCGTCAATGACTGCTGTCTATTCAGAAAGAGGTACAAGAAGCTTGAAAAGTGTCCAAAATGCAAGGCTTCAAGATGGAAGACCAATATGCACACtggtgagaagaagaaaggcgTCCCACAGAAAGTATTACGTTACTTTCCCATCATACCAAGACTGAAGAGGATGTTCAGGTCTGAGCAAATGGCAAAAGATTTGAGGTGGCACTTCACCAACAAAAGCATTGACGGAAAACTTCGACACCCGGTTGATTCAGTCACATGGGATCAGATGAATGCAAAACACCCGGCCTTTGCAGCAGAAGAAAGGAACATGAGGCTTGGTCTTTCAACTGACGGATTTAATCCCTTCAATATGAAGAATTCGATGTACAGTTGCTGGCCTGTTTTGCTAGTGAACTACAACTTGCCGCCTGACCTATGCATGAAGAAGGAGAACATCATGCTTTCCTTGTTGATTCCTGGTCCACAACAGCCTGGTAATAGCATCGATGTGTACTTAGAACCCCTCATCGACGATCTAAACCATCTGTGGAGCAGTTGA